CTCCTTCTGGGGGTTTTGGTTAGTAGCGATATCTCGGGGCGTTGCCCTGCCGCGCCGGGCACTCTTGTCAGTACCGGCATATTTGGACGAGCCACGAAGAGAGTGATTACAATCAATTATGACTGCACTCAGATATTTGTCAAGACCGGGCCTCGTTGATTGCGAGCAGGGGAGTGCGGCGAACCGCGGCGAACCAAATTGAGAAAGGATGGACGGGACACAGCTCGCCCAATTTAGTTGAAGCTTCAAATATTTTACTGATAGCGGTGCACATTCGCTCTCGAACTATTGACTGCTTTGCGTCCTGTAACCTGCGGGCGGGTTGGTATTGAGAGATTCACAGGATTCATAAGATTCATCGACATTCACAGCACCGGTGTTGAGAACCCATTTCGACCGACGGCTGGGGCGACGCCGCCGGATCTTATCGGGCGCGGCGGAGTGCTCGACGAGTTCGCTTATGGTCTGCGGATCGGGTCGGGGGCGCCGGGGCTCCTGACGATCTTTACCGGGGCGAGGGGGTCGGCAAGACCGTCATGCTCGGTGCCGCCGAGGACCTGGCCGTGGCCGGTGGCTGGGCGGTGGTGTCCGGGACCGCGACCGGCGGATTCCTGGGCCGTATCGGGGAGGCGATGCGCAGGCTGACGAATGAACTGGGGGATGCGCCGACGGGCCGCCGGGTGACGGGGGTGTCGGTGGCTCCCGGTTCTCGGTCACGACCCAGCTTGCGCCCGAGGAGCAGGTCGATTGGCGGGGGCGGGGAGCGGTGCTTTTGCGTTTGCTGGCGGAGCGGGGGGGACGGGGTTGGTCACCACGGTGGATGAGATTCATGCGGCGGACCGGGTCGAGTTGTCCCAGCTGGCCGCGGATGTCCAGCATTTATTCGCGAGGGCCTGCCGATCGGGCTGATTTTCGCGGGTTTACCTGCGGCTGTTTCCGATTTGCTGAACGAGGGAGTAGCTACGTTCCTGCGGCGCGCTGACCGGATCGATCTGCATGCGGCCTCGAGGCGTACCGGGATGCGGCCGAACGCCGTCGGTAACTACCGGACGCGTTTGATGGATGCGGGTCTGATCGAACCGGCAGGTTACGGGCTCGTGGACTTCGCCATCCCTGGGCTGCGCGAATACATGACCGCCGGTCCGGCCAGGAAATAAGCCGCGCGCCCGGCGGAACCTCGGACCGATCTCCCTAGTCCATAAAGCTGGCATTCCCAGTGTGTTGACAGTGTCAACACTTTTGCCTTCGGACTGGGTCGTACATCGGTCGGTTTGGCTCGGATTGGCTATGTTTTCGGGAGTTCCCAGTGTTTCCGCAGCCTGGAATGCCGTTCGGTCCCACCTCGGGCACAGTGTTTCCGCAGTTCAGGGGCCTATTGGCCCCGGACTGTTGACAAAGCTTGACTTTTTGCATTGGTTGGTCTTCCCACCCAATCGCAATCGTATCGGTAGGCGGGAAGATTGATGTGGCAGGACTTGCCATTCCGCTTTCCTAGGCGGGGCCGAAAATGGCGGCGGCCCGCACCCGCCGTAATCGTGACCGCCCGAGCATCTCGATGACACTGTCAAAGCCGCCGAGCTGATCCTGGACCGGGAGATCCTGGATCGAATCACGGCGCGCTGGCCGACGTCATTGAGCGGACCCCCGCGAAAGTCGAATCCTTCCCGGAACGCGTCTAACTCCGGCCTCCATGGTCCAGGACCTGGTCCTGGTGACTAGTGAACGGGAAATTGTCCTCGATTCCCCACTTGATCGAGCGGGAGACCCGCTCTTTGCGCCTTCGCCGGGTGCCCGAGTTGATCGGGCACCCGGCTTTGTTGGGCTTGGTGGGCGCGGATCAGTCGTTGAGGGCTTTCCGGACTGCGGTTGCCAGTTCGACGGAATTTGACTGGTCGGAGTGGATGCAGATGGTGTCCGCCCTGACTCTGACGGTTTCGCCCGTGACGGAAGCTATCGTGCCTTCCTCCAGGTACCTGTGGGTGCGTTGAACGGCTTGTGCTATCCCGGATACATGGCTTGAGCGGTTGACGATGACGGTGCCGTCGGCGTTGTAGTCGAGGTCGACATACAGTTCGCCGATGAAGGGGATTCCCCGGCGTGCCGCGGTTGTTTCGTGGCAGGTTGCCGGAAGTCCGTAGACCGGCACATTGAATTGCTCTGCCACGTCGCAGAGGGCGTCCATGAGTTCCTCGCTTCTGGACAGCATGGCGAACAGGGCACCGTGGGGCTTGATGTGGTTAAGGGGAACCCCCGCGGAGTCGAGGAATCCCCACAATGCACCAACCTGATACCGGACCAGGTCGCGGACCTCGTCTTTCCGCAAGACCATTTCGCGTCGTCCGAAGCCGACAGGATCCGGCAGGCCGGGGTGGGCGCCGACGCGGACACCGGCGGAGGCTGCCGCAGCGACGATGCGGTTCATCGTGCTCGGATCACCGGCATGCATGCCGCAGGCGACGTTGATGGAATCGACGAGGGGCAGCAGTGCTTCGTCGTTTCCGAAGGAATGGATCCCGTAGGACTCGCCCATGTCCGAGTTGAGTGTCAGCTGGGGGATCAAGGTCTTGCCTTTCATGCTTTCACCCGGGACAGGCTGGGTGCCCTGCGGGCCGCGGTGGCCTTCTCGACCCCGTGTGCCAGTCCGAGCAGTTGCGGTTCGGAGTAGGGCAGCGCCATGATTTCCAGCCCGACGGGCAGTCCGCGGCTGGTGAATCCGGCGGGAACGGTGATGGCGGGGAACAATAGCTGGGAGGCGATGACGGTGTTGGTCGGGTAAGTCAGGCATGTCCAGCGGTCCGCGAAGATGTCTTCCTGGCTCGGGGCTGCGAGTTTCACGTCCGGGAGGCAGATGGCGTCTAGCTTTTGTTCGGCCATGATTCCTGCCACCAGTCGTTGGAAGTCGCCTTGGAGGGCAACCCGGTCGGGGTACGTTGGGTCGTCTTTTGCCGTCGCCGGACCGGTCGCAATCCCGACGAACAGATCCAGCTTCTCGTGAAACTTGCCCTCCGCGTGAAGCTGTTCGATCGAGTCGATGCCGAGTTGGGGCCGTTTGGCGATGAAGGCGTTCATGTCCTGGCGGGACCGTGAGAAGTACACCGAAGTGTCGGCGACGTAGTCGTTCAGGTTCGGTACTTCCACATCAACGAGCTGGGCTCCTGCCGCTTCCACGGCAGCCAGGGCCTGGCGGATGACGTCGTTGACTTCCGCCGATTCTGCGTCCGACTCGGGGCCGAAGGCCTGGCGCAGCACACCGATGCGTTTGCCGGCGAGCCCGTTCTTGGCCACGGCTTCGGCGTAGGTACCGGAGTGGCGGGCAATGGCGTACGCCGCGGTGTAAGGGTCTTTCCGGTCGAAGCCGACAAGTGCATCCAAGACGACGGCGGCATCCGTGACGGTTCGGGTGATGGGCCCGGCCGTGTCCTGCGGCACGACGAGGGAGGACATCCCGGTCCGGCTGATCAGGCCCGGCGTTACGCGGAGTCCCACGACGTTGCAGAAGGAAGAGGGCAGCCGGATGGAACCGCCGGTGTCTTCGCCGATGCCCACGAGGGCGAGGTTGGCGGCGACAGCGGCTGCGGAGCCGCTGCTGGATCCGCCCGGGTCGCGGGCAAGGTCGTAGGGGTTACGGGTGATCCCGCTCCTGGAGGAAGTGGAGAACCAAGATGTGGCGAAGTCCGGCATGGTGGTCTTGGCGAGGATGATCGCGCCGGCGACACGCAGCTGGGCGATCGCGGTTGCGTCCTGGGCGGCTGTGTAGGCGCCGGT
This genomic interval from Arthrobacter sp. FW306-2-2C-D06B contains the following:
- a CDS encoding amidase, whose amino-acid sequence is MTITTIEELTIADVHDALLAGTFTVRELVEAYLERIRTLDAEGPALNSIVTVSSTALEEADAQDAYLAANGKLSGPLHGVPVVVKDQIETAGIPTSFGSAATGAYTAAQDATAIAQLRVAGAIILAKTTMPDFATSWFSTSSRSGITRNPYDLARDPGGSSSGSAAAVAANLALVGIGEDTGGSIRLPSSFCNVVGLRVTPGLISRTGMSSLVVPQDTAGPITRTVTDAAVVLDALVGFDRKDPYTAAYAIARHSGTYAEAVAKNGLAGKRIGVLRQAFGPESDAESAEVNDVIRQALAAVEAAGAQLVDVEVPNLNDYVADTSVYFSRSRQDMNAFIAKRPQLGIDSIEQLHAEGKFHEKLDLFVGIATGPATAKDDPTYPDRVALQGDFQRLVAGIMAEQKLDAICLPDVKLAAPSQEDIFADRWTCLTYPTNTVIASQLLFPAITVPAGFTSRGLPVGLEIMALPYSEPQLLGLAHGVEKATAARRAPSLSRVKA
- the pxpA gene encoding 5-oxoprolinase subunit PxpA yields the protein MKGKTLIPQLTLNSDMGESYGIHSFGNDEALLPLVDSINVACGMHAGDPSTMNRIVAAAASAGVRVGAHPGLPDPVGFGRREMVLRKDEVRDLVRYQVGALWGFLDSAGVPLNHIKPHGALFAMLSRSEELMDALCDVAEQFNVPVYGLPATCHETTAARRGIPFIGELYVDLDYNADGTVIVNRSSHVSGIAQAVQRTHRYLEEGTIASVTGETVRVRADTICIHSDQSNSVELATAVRKALND